The proteins below come from a single Mercenaria mercenaria strain notata chromosome 3, MADL_Memer_1, whole genome shotgun sequence genomic window:
- the LOC123524354 gene encoding pancreatic lipase-related protein 2-like isoform X1, producing MDKYAMRKKTIMAVFNWLLFIFLFGLCIVYVTPKPPAEKCFIIGDETKCFSNGTPFHEISSLPEDPSEIPTTFRLYVRGHHPEKIFKFGNEISQYIPDKDTIYNGTKQTVFITHGWHGRGNQDWIIRAKNHIMALTRANVITIDWRAGAAGSYYQAVANSRLAGAATAYVMKVLHQTFGTSYSNMHMIGWSLGAHLAGYAGEEIKKSDNLLGRITGLDPASLGFTGDGKKRVRLDKSDASFVDVIHTDCDSGKGIREAIGHADFYPNYGVHQPGCKDKHMCDHARAPAYFGESIIHACSFESNPCPLSNILARSGCNATCTSGCARMGFYAGYEAMLPNGTFYLETNEAAPFCISV from the exons ATGGACAAATATGCAATGCGGAAGAAAACTATTATGGCAGTTTTCAACTGGCTTTTGTTCATCTTCCTATTCGGTCTCTGTATAGTGTACGTAACACCGAAGCCGCCGGcggaaaaatgtttcattattgGCGATGAAACCAAATGTTTTAGTAATGGAACGCCATTCCATGAAATAAGTAGTTTGCCCGAAGATCCAAGTGAAATACCG ACAACATTCCGTTTGTATGTTAGAGGTCACCATcctgaaaaaatattcaaattcgGAAATGAAATATCGCAGTATATACCGGATAAAGATACAATTTACAATGGTACGAAACAGACTGTGTTTATTACCCATGGTTGGCATGGACGCGGGAACCAGGATTGGATTATCAGGGCTAAAAACCATATCATGGCTCTG ACTAGGGCCAACGTTATAACAATTGACTGGAGAGCTGGCGCCGCAGGATCTTACTATCAAGCTGTTGCCAATAGTCGCTTGGCAGGAGCGGCTACAGCTTATGTAATGAAAGTTCTGCACCAGACATTTGGAACTAGTTACAGCAATATGCACATGATAGGCTGGAGTTTAGGGGCCCATCTCGCCGGTTATGCCGGCGAAGAGATAAAAAAGTCTGACAATTTGTTAGGAAGAATTACAG GTTTGGACCCCGCAAGTTTAGGCTTTACAGGTGACGGGAAGAAACGTGTAAGACTTGATAAAAGTGATGCTTCCTTCGTAGATGTCATCCATACGGACTGTGATT CTGGAAAGGGAATACGAGAAGCGATTGGTCATGCGGACTTTTATCCTAACTACGGTGTACATCAGCCGGGTTGCAAGGACAAAC ATATGTGCGATCACGCCAGAGCGCCGGCGTACTTTGGTGAATCTATTATACATGCTTGCTCGTTTGAGTCAAACCCATGCCCGTTATCGAACATTTTGGCTCGGTCGGGATGTAATGCAACATGCACGAGCGGGTGTGCACGAATGGGATTTTATGCAGGTTATGAAGCAATGCTCCCGAACGGAACATTCTACCTCGAAACTAACGAAGCTGCACCATTCTGTATAAGCGTATGA
- the LOC123524354 gene encoding pancreatic triacylglycerol lipase-like isoform X2 has protein sequence MALTRANVITIDWRAGAAGSYYQAVANSRLAGAATAYVMKVLHQTFGTSYSNMHMIGWSLGAHLAGYAGEEIKKSDNLLGRITGLDPASLGFTGDGKKRVRLDKSDASFVDVIHTDCDSGKGIREAIGHADFYPNYGVHQPGCKDKHMCDHARAPAYFGESIIHACSFESNPCPLSNILARSGCNATCTSGCARMGFYAGYEAMLPNGTFYLETNEAAPFCISV, from the exons ATGGCTCTG ACTAGGGCCAACGTTATAACAATTGACTGGAGAGCTGGCGCCGCAGGATCTTACTATCAAGCTGTTGCCAATAGTCGCTTGGCAGGAGCGGCTACAGCTTATGTAATGAAAGTTCTGCACCAGACATTTGGAACTAGTTACAGCAATATGCACATGATAGGCTGGAGTTTAGGGGCCCATCTCGCCGGTTATGCCGGCGAAGAGATAAAAAAGTCTGACAATTTGTTAGGAAGAATTACAG GTTTGGACCCCGCAAGTTTAGGCTTTACAGGTGACGGGAAGAAACGTGTAAGACTTGATAAAAGTGATGCTTCCTTCGTAGATGTCATCCATACGGACTGTGATT CTGGAAAGGGAATACGAGAAGCGATTGGTCATGCGGACTTTTATCCTAACTACGGTGTACATCAGCCGGGTTGCAAGGACAAAC ATATGTGCGATCACGCCAGAGCGCCGGCGTACTTTGGTGAATCTATTATACATGCTTGCTCGTTTGAGTCAAACCCATGCCCGTTATCGAACATTTTGGCTCGGTCGGGATGTAATGCAACATGCACGAGCGGGTGTGCACGAATGGGATTTTATGCAGGTTATGAAGCAATGCTCCCGAACGGAACATTCTACCTCGAAACTAACGAAGCTGCACCATTCTGTATAAGCGTATGA